Part of the Ornithinimicrobium flavum genome, CGACCGTTCCGCCGGCGGCCTCGATCGCCGCGGTGAAGTTCTTGTTCATGTCCTGGCCGAAGGCGTAGTCAGGGTAGATGATCTGCCAGTCCGTGCCGCCGCCCTCGGTGACCGCGGTGCCGGTGGTCTGGGCCAGCTGGTAGGTGTCGTAGGCCCAGTGGAAGGTGTACTTGTTGCACTGCGCGTTGGTGAGCTCGGTGGTGCCGCCGCTGATGTTGATGTAGAGCTTCTTCTTCTCGGCGGCCTGGGTGGCGACGGCGAGCGCCGCCGAGGAGGTCGGCACGTCGAGGATGATGTCGGCCATCTCCCGGTCGTAGAGCGCCTGGGCCTGGGTGTTGGCGACGTCGGGCTTGTTCTGGTGGTCGGCCGAGGTCACCTCGATGGTGTCGACGACGGCCTCGTCGCCGTACTTCTCCTGGAAGTCGGCCACGGCCATCTCGACGGCCTTCACCGAGTTCGGGCCGGACACGTCCTTGTAGACGCCGCTGGCGTCGTTGAGGACGGCCAGCACGACCTTGTCGTCGGTGAACTCGCCGTCGGCGCCGCCCGGGCCGCCGCTCCCGCAGGCGGACAGGGTGAGGGCGCCGGCTGCTGCTGCAGCCGTCATGACCAGTCGCTTCGTGCTCATCGTGGTGCTCTCCTTTGAGTGGTGCGGGATATGTGTCGAGGAAGGGGCAGGGGGTGCGGGGTGCCGCGTGCCGGCAGGGGTGTGCGGTCACATGCCGAGGTACTCGAGGAGCTCGCCCTGGCGGGCGGTGAACTCCTCGTTGTCCAGGCTGGTGGCGACGTGGCCCTCGGCCAGGACGTAGTGGCGGTCGGCGACGGTGGCCGCGAACTTGACGTTCTGCTCCACGAGGAGCACCGTCGTGCCGCGCTGCTTGACCTCCAGCACGATGTCGCGGATCCGCTGCACGATGACCGGGGCCAGACCCTCGCTCGGCTCGTCCAGCAGCAGGACCGAGGCCCCGGTGCGCAGCACGCGGGCGACGGCCAGCATCTGCTGCTCACCGCCGGACAGGGTCGTGCCGGGGGCGCGCCGACGGTCGGCCAGCACCGGGAAGGCCTCGTAGACCTGCTTGAGCGACCACGCGGTCTCGGCGTGGGTGATCGGCGGGAGGGTGAGGTTCTCCTCCACGTTGAGCGTGGCGTAGATGCCGCGGTCGTCCTGGACCCAGCCCAGGCCCCTGCGGGCCCGCTGGTGCGCGGGCAGCTTGGTGACGTCCTGCCCGTCGAGGGTGATGGTGCCCCGGATGTCGCGGTGGAGCCCCATGATGCAGCGCAGCAGGGTGGTCTTCCCGGCACCGTTGCGCCCGACCAGGGTGACGACCTCGCCCTGACCGACCGTGACGTCCACCCCGTGCAGGGCCTGGGCGTCCCCGTAGAAGGCCTGCAGCCCGGAGATCTCAAGCATGGGTGTCCTCCCCGAGGTAGGCGGTGATGACCCGCTCGTCGCCCCGCACCTCGTCGTAGGTGCCGCGGGCCAGCACCTCGCCGGCCATGAGGACCGTGACGTGGTGCGCCAGGCTGCCGACGACGTGCATGTTGTGGTCGACGAAGACGACCGAGCGCCCCTCCGCGATCCGGCGCACGAGCTCGATTGTGCGGTCGACGTCCTCACGTCCCATCCCGGCGGTCGGCTCGTCCAGCAGCAGCACCTGCGGGTCCATCGCGAGCACGATCGCCATCTCCAGGGCCCGCTTCTGCCCGTAGGCCAGCTCGCCCGCCGGGCGGGTCTGCAGGGAGGTCAGGCCGACCTGGTCGACGATCCGGTCCACCTGGTCGGCGTAGCGCCGCAGCGTGCGGTCCGAGCTCCAGAACCGCATACCCCCGCCCTCCATGCCCTGCAGGGCCAGCTCGACGTGCTCGCGCGGGGTGAGGTTGTCGAAGAGGCTCGTGATCTGGAAGGACCGGGCCACGCCCAGGTGCGCGATCTGCTCCGGCTCCTTGCCGGTGATGTCCTTGCCGTGCACCTCGATCGTGCCGCTCGTGGGCTTGAGGTAGCCGGTCAAGAGGTTGAACAGGGTCGTCTTGCCGGCGCCGTTCGGGCCGACGAGCGCGTGCACCTCACCCTCGACGACGTCGAGGTCGACGTTCTTCACGGCCTTGAAGCCGCGGAAGTCCTTCGTGAGGCCACGTGCCGACAGCGCGACGGAGGAGGTGGCTTCGGTCATGGCGGGAACGTTAGGTGGCGGGCCGTCCGCGATCTATGTCGTGTCGTCACATAAACTGCGCGAACCCAGTGTGCCCCCAGGACATGGACAGCGACGAGGGGGCGGCCCACGATCGAGCCAGGCATCCCGGGGCAGCCGCTGGCGACCCTGGGCACCATCCCGACATCTCGTAAGGAGTCCCATGGCGACACGGACAGTGCTGGTCACCGGCGGAGGCAGCGGCATCGGCGAGGCGATCGCCCGGCGGTCCGCCCAGGACGGCCACCGGGTCGTGGTGGCGGACCGGGACGGTGAGGCGGCGGAGCGGGTGGCTGCGGCGGTGGGGGGTAGCACGTGGGTGGTGGACCTGTCGGACACGGCGGCGTTGGAGGAGGTGCGGCTGGAGTGTGACGTGCTGGTGAACAACGCGGGGGTGCAGCGGGTGGCGCCGGTGGAGGAGTTCGACCCAGAGACTTCCGGTTGATCCACCGGTTGATGCTGGAGGCGCCGTTCCTGCTGGTGCGGGCGGCGTTGCCGCACATGTATGCGCAGGGGTGGGGGCGGGTGGTGAACGTGAGCTCGGCGCACGGGTTGCGGGCCTCGGCGTTCAAGTCGGCGTACGTGTCGGCCAAGCACGGGTTGGAGGGGTTGTCGAAGGTGGTGGCGCTGGAGGGTGCGGGGCGGGGGGTGACGAGCAACTGTGTGAACCCGGGGTATGTGCGGACGCCGTTGGTGGAGGCGCAGGTGGCGGATCAGGCGCGGGCGCACGGGATCGGGGCGGAGGAGGTGCTGGAGAAGATCATGCTGACGAAGGCGGCGGTGCGGCGGTTGATCGAGCCGGAGGAGGTCGCGGGTCTGGTGGCGTTCCTGGTCTCGGAGGAGGCGGGGATGGTCACGGGGGCGTCCTACACGATGGACGGCGGGTGGACCGCCCAGTGAGGTGAGTGCGGCGCCGGCGGCGTGAGACGATCGGCGATCGTGCCGACCCTGCCGCCGACCCCACCGAGCGGGAGCTCCATGTACCGACGCCTGCTGTGGCCGGTGCTGGCACCGTCGGTCCTGTTCGGCGTGGCCGCCGGCGCGACCGTCCCCGTGTCGGTCCTGGCCGCGATGGACCTGGGTGCCTCGGCCGCGCTGGCGTCCTTTCTCGTCGCCGTGGTGGGGGCCATCTCGCTGGCGACGACGGTGCCCGCCGGTCGGCTCATCGACCGGGTGGGGGACCGCCGGGCGATGCTCCTGGCCACTGCGGCGGCGGCCGTGCTCACCGCCGTGACCGTGGCGTCCCTGGTCTGGGCCGGGCCGGGCGCGCTGGTCCTGTTCATGCTCTCGACCTTCCTGCGGGCGCCGGCGGTCAACGTGTGGTCGCTGGCGCGGCAGGCCTACGTCGCCGAGCGAGTCGCCACCCGCGAGGTCGGGCGGGCCATGACCGCGCTGGGCGGCACGATGCGGATCGGGGCCCTGGTGGGCCCCCTGCTGGGCGGTCTGCTCATGCTCGCGCTGCCGCTGTGGTCGGTCTACGTGCTCTCGACGCTCTGCAGCCTGCTTGCGCTGGCGATCCTCTACAGCCCCCGCCTCGGGGGGCGCCACGAGGAGGGGTACGACACACCGGGTCGGCGCACGGTCCACGCCACCCCCGACGGCCCGGCCCTGGACGGGTCGCCGGGCGGGCTGGACGTGCGGTGGGACGCCGTCCTGCTGGCGGGGGTGGCGATCAGCACCCTGGCGGTCGCGCGCGTGGCGCAGCCGGTGCTCATCCAGCTGTGGGGCGTGCAGATCGGGCTGGGGGCCGCCCAGATCTCGCTGGCCGTGGCGGTGGGAGCCGCGGTCGAGATCCTGCTCATGTTCCCCGCCGGCGTGCTCAAGGACCGGCTGGGCCGCTCACCGGTGCTGGTCACCTGCCTGGTCGTCTACGGCGGCGGCTTCCTGCTCCTGCCCCTGGCCGGCAGCTGGTGGGGGGTGGTCGGTGCGGT contains:
- a CDS encoding ABC transporter substrate-binding protein, with amino-acid sequence MSTKRLVMTAAAAAGALTLSACGSGGPGGADGEFTDDKVVLAVLNDASGVYKDVSGPNSVKAVEMAVADFQEKYGDEAVVDTIEVTSADHQNKPDVANTQAQALYDREMADIILDVPTSSAALAVATQAAEKKKLYINISGGTTELTNAQCNKYTFHWAYDTYQLAQTTGTAVTEGGGTDWQIIYPDYAFGQDMNKNFTAAIEAAGGTVGGSIATPFPNDNFSTFLTRAAAEDPDIIGTMQAGGDLINLVKQYNEAGLKDQGIGLAVGLMFITDIHSLGVEEMEGVQFADAWYWNFDDENREWADRFMEETGVRPSFANAGNYSAAMNYLEAIQEEGTDDADTIVAHLEGKEIDDFFLRNGKVRAEDHRVIHDVYLAQVKAPGDVEEDWDYQEIIATIPAEDAFMPLEQSTCEMGD
- a CDS encoding ABC transporter ATP-binding protein, with protein sequence MLEISGLQAFYGDAQALHGVDVTVGQGEVVTLVGRNGAGKTTLLRCIMGLHRDIRGTITLDGQDVTKLPAHQRARRGLGWVQDDRGIYATLNVEENLTLPPITHAETAWSLKQVYEAFPVLADRRRAPGTTLSGGEQQMLAVARVLRTGASVLLLDEPSEGLAPVIVQRIRDIVLEVKQRGTTVLLVEQNVKFAATVADRHYVLAEGHVATSLDNEEFTARQGELLEYLGM
- a CDS encoding ABC transporter ATP-binding protein — encoded protein: MTEATSSVALSARGLTKDFRGFKAVKNVDLDVVEGEVHALVGPNGAGKTTLFNLLTGYLKPTSGTIEVHGKDITGKEPEQIAHLGVARSFQITSLFDNLTPREHVELALQGMEGGGMRFWSSDRTLRRYADQVDRIVDQVGLTSLQTRPAGELAYGQKRALEMAIVLAMDPQVLLLDEPTAGMGREDVDRTIELVRRIAEGRSVVFVDHNMHVVGSLAHHVTVLMAGEVLARGTYDEVRGDERVITAYLGEDTHA
- a CDS encoding MFS transporter, with protein sequence MYRRLLWPVLAPSVLFGVAAGATVPVSVLAAMDLGASAALASFLVAVVGAISLATTVPAGRLIDRVGDRRAMLLATAAAAVLTAVTVASLVWAGPGALVLFMLSTFLRAPAVNVWSLARQAYVAERVATREVGRAMTALGGTMRIGALVGPLLGGLLMLALPLWSVYVLSTLCSLLALAILYSPRLGGRHEEGYDTPGRRTVHATPDGPALDGSPGGLDVRWDAVLLAGVAISTLAVARVAQPVLIQLWGVQIGLGAAQISLAVAVGAAVEILLMFPAGVLKDRLGRSPVLVTCLVVYGGGFLLLPLAGSWWGVVGAVAVMAVGNGLGAGINMTIGADLSPPVGRGRFLGIWAIFSNVGVLGGPGLVSVLLLLATTQAAVLAVGGLALGGAAWMALWRGGSPCPPGSEAYDCRAPPPSQTMAAATIARTPVSSIGCSTGAKWGLWLDGNSCSALPLASASAQAVASKAPKPQ